A segment of the Peptoclostridium acidaminophilum DSM 3953 genome:
CATAGTCTGTAAACTGAGGGCAGTATCCGAGCACCCTGGTGCCAGAATCGACTATCATGCCGCTTACCTTGCTGAGTATTGATATGGAACCGTTTCCGATGATGACGTTGCCGGAAACTATTCCGGCTTGACCCTTCCAATAGCTGCAAATTGCCTCCCTAAGCGTTTTATACGGATGATTCGGATATGAGTTTACGTTCGCTTTGCCGAGTTCGCCCCACAGGTGTATCTGCTCCGAGCAGCCGAAGGGATTAGTCCCAAGCGAGCAGTCTACAAGGCCGTCTGATAATAGGTCTTCGTTGTCGTCCTTGACATAGCTTGTTCTCTCAATGCCTTCAATGTTTTTCTTGAGTTTAAGCACACTTCATCCCCCCCTTCCTAAAAAGTTATTCAGCCTCTGACACAATATAAAGCAATTTGCGTGCCAACTTTTCCTTTTTTAAAAAAATCTCCAAAGCCCTCTGTTTGCATCTCATTCAAAAATCACGCAAATATTTTGAACAAAAAAAAGCGCCGGCAAAGTGTAAATAGTTTACACTTTGCCGGCGCTTTTAACGCCCCTTTTAATTTTTTAACCGGTCATCCCAAAGAATCCAGCCAGTGTAAGCACTTTACATGTAAAGCATTTACACCAACTTGATGCCGTACTTTTTGAGCAGCTTGTACAGCGTCGGTCTCGAAATTCCCAGAAATTCAGCCGCTTTTTTCTTGTTACCTTCCATAGACAACATTGTTTCCGAAAGCATATCCCTGCTTATGTTTACGCTGCTCCTGCTTACCACCTCATCATACCTTGATTCCCTTATCCCGCCCTTAAGCAGCGTCTTCTCATCTATCTCATCGTCAATACACATAAAAAGCGCCCTGGACATGGCATTTTCAAGCTCCCTTACATTCCCGGGCCAGCTGTAGTTTAAAAGCATCTCCTTTGCACCCTCTGTTATCCTCGCAATATTCTTGCCCGTCTTCGCGGCAATCTTGCCTATGAAATACTCCGCAAGAAGAAGGATATCTTCTCCCCGCTCCCTAAGCGGCGGCGTTTCAAGCAGCAGCACCTTGAGCCTGTAGTAAAGGTCCCTTCTGAAATCGCCCGCCTCAGCAAGCTCTTCAAGCCTCCTGTTTGTAGCAGCAATCACCCTGACATCTATCTTTACAGGGTTGTTGCCTCCTATCCTTGTCACGCACATGGTTTCAAGAACCCTCAGGAGCTTTGCCTGCAAATGCAGCTGCATTTCGCCGATTTCGTCCAGGAAAATCGTCCCTCCGCTGGCTAGCTCGAATTTCCCCTGCTTGCCACCCTTTTGTGCTCCCGTGAAGGCTCCCTCCTCGTACCCGAAAAGCTCGCTGTCAATGAGCTCGTTTGGAAAGTTTGCACAGTTGAGCGCTATGAAAGGCCCTTCCGCCCTGTCGCTGTAGTTGTGCATCGACTGGGCTATAAGCTCCTTTCCAGTTCCGCTCTCACCTAGTATCAGCACCGTCTCGTCGCTTCTTGCAAATACCTTCGCATGCTCTACCAGTTCATGCATCTTTCTGCTGTTTCCCTGAATGTCGCCGAACGTGAAAAACGCCTGATACCCTGCGATGCTGTTGGCAAGCTTCCTGGAACGCTCTATGCTCCTGAATATGTCTATGGCGCCTATCACCTCGCCCGAGTCGGAATACACAGGATAGCCCGAGTTTATGAAATGGAACTTCCTGTCCTTATACTTGAGGAAATACTCAACGTCTATTATGCTCTTTTTATTCTTTAATATCTCCAGCAGCATGGGCTTCCCGGTAGTCAGCTCCTCGAGATTTCCATTGTAAAGCTCCTCTTTGTTTGTCCCCAGTATCTCAAAGCAGGCCCTGTTGGCGTACATCACCTTACCCGTTCTGTCACAGTAAGATATCGCATCGTTTACATTGTCCAGCGCCCTTAGAACCATATCCCCGCTCTCCGAGTGCCTTCTCGATACTCCATGCGAATCCTCTATCATTCCAGCAGCCGTCTGCAGTGAGTCTCCATCCACCCCTACGCCGCAAAGCAAACAAGTCTTATCTCCGTCAAGTCCAAGGCATATGCATTCCGTGCCCTCTGCTTTTTCAAAAACGCAGCCTGCATACTCCTCTCTAAAGGAAGCCCTTCCCAGGTCATATGCGCACATCACCCTGTACTCTTCGTCCACAAGCAGCAGCATACCATCATCAGCCTTTGAGTATTTAGCCGCCAATCCGAAGCAGTCCCTTGCAAGCTCGTATCCATATTCGACAAAGCAGCCTTTGCCCCTTGAAAAATATCGTGAATAATCGCCTGATTTAACCATGACTAACACCACTCCATACAAATAGTTATAAGTAAAAGCCCGGCATTCACCGGGCTTTTACTTCAATCACTACTGCGCTTCAAGCAGTCTTTCTACTATTGTTGCTGCTTCGGCTCTTGTGGCAGTTTCAGCAGGAGCTATCCTGTCAGCCTGCTTGCCCTTTATGAGCCCTAGCATCAGAGCTTTTTCCATTCTTTCTCTTGCCCATTCAGAAACAGTATCCCAATCCTTGTATATCTGAGTTCTATCCCTAATCTGGTCCTGATCCATATCCATATCCTGAAGCTTAAGGGCATCCACCATCATCTTTACCATCTGTTCCCTTGTGATCTTGCCGTCCGGGTTGAATGTGTCAGCATCCAAGCCTTCAACTATACCGTTGGCATATGCGGTCATAACATATGCGTAGTGCCAGTCTCCCTTCGCAACGTCCGTAAAATCCGGAGACTTGGCTCCCTCAGGCATTGTCATCTCAAGACCTCTAACAAGAAGCGCCACGAACTCCGCCCTTGTAACAGTCCCTTCAGGATCGTATGTCACATCGTCCCTTCCGCTTATAATTCCACCGCCTGCAAGCTTGGCAACAGTATTTTCAGCCCAGTGATTGTTCATATCCTTGAACCTGTAGTTCATCTGCTTTGAAAGCTCATAATATTTGAGGGCTATATCCCTAATAGCGTCGTAGTCCTCGGCCTCCATAGCCTCCATCAGGGCATCTACGTCCTCACCAGTCATCGCCTTTAGTATTACAAGCTGAGCGACTATCTCGTCAGGGTCATATCCCGCCTCAATAGCCATGTTTCTTAGCTGCTCCGTAAGCTGGAGCCTTACTGCGTTTTGAAGACCCTCTACATCAGGGTTTTCCTTGTCCATATAGAGTCTGAAGGTTTCCCTTATAGTTTCCCTGTACTGGGCATTTCCCTCTTTTTTCGCCTCATTGATTGCGCCTTGAATGCTCCCCATTTGCGGGCCTGCCGCATACGCCATGGCCCCGCCGCTTATCATTACACCCACAAGCGCTGCCGATACAATTCTTTTAATATTCATATTATCGCCATCCTTTCATAATCTAATTAGCCATAACAGAAACAGTTTTTCTATAGAATCACGCCTGTCGCGACTCAGTATAAGCACAGGCGCTTTCCACATGCGTACATTCATATGTTCACACATGCGTACATTCATATGTTCATATGATACCCATATTTTTATTCCAATCAACTTTTTAATGTTGAATCTGTCACTTGTGGACATAGCAGACTACGACCTGCCGCTGCTTGACGAGCCTATACCATATTGACTTGTTGACCGGCGTCTAATCTTTTAACGGTATTATCAGCTTAAATTTTCCTGTCTTCGGATCATTTGGTATGTCTTCCACGGTATTTATTTCATATCCGACAAAATCCGCCAAGTTCTTCATGTTCAGTATTTTATCCATTCTGTTTTTGATTCTTGAAACCGCAGCATCCTTATCTCCTCGGATTATTACATTCAGCCTCAAATAGTTTTTCTCCGTCTGAACAACTTGAAGCTTTTCAAGTCCTTCAACTATGAATTCTATGAACAACACCGGATTGAGGGACTCCTTGCTCCCATTCGGCTTTTCAAAATATAGAAACTCCTCTTCGCGCCCTGCTACTTTGCTAGCTAGAGGAAAAGACCATCCACAGGAACATACTCCTTCGCCTAAAACTATTTCATCATCCATCCTGTAGCGTATCAGCGGCTGCGTATAATTGTACAGGTTTGTGAGCACAAGGTTCCCTGACTCTCCCGGTCCTGCCGGCTCTCCATTTTTCTTTATGACCTCGAAAATATGCCAGTCGTTAAAAAGATGGAGTCCTCTGTGGACGTCACACTGCGTTGCCATTCCTATGGATTCGGAAGCCGCATAGAAGTCATGCGGTTTAACGCCGAAAGCCTTATTAATAATCTCCGACATACTTTCTGTCATAGGGTCTGCAGAGCAGAGTATCCTTTTAGGCTTGATTTTCAATCTGCCACTTAGCTGCTCCAGCGCAAGGAAATACACTCCAGAAGCATAGCCGCTGAGGCTGTCGGGCATGAAATCATTCAGAAGCTCAACCGATTCCTTTATGGGCCTGTTTATATCAACCGGGAGAAAATCAAACAGCAGCCTCGGTGCATCCTTAGTGAGGCTTATCCCAGCATAATGTCCATCTAACGCTCCTATAAAAGCAAGCTTCGTCCTTTTGAACAGGCGGAATTTATCCTTTGATACCCGGGTTATTGCAATCGCCTTGAGCATAGACCAGTCGTTCGGCCCATAAACAAATATACCAATCCTTCCTGATGAGCCGGACGTATGGATAACCTCATACAGCCCTTTGTACTTTTTGTCTATCATGCTAGGATCGCTCACAAACCGCTCCAGCTCATCTCTTTTCAAATTCTTGTCACACACAAACTGATCGAAATTATCCATCATTATTTTCTTGTCTATTATAGGCAAGTCTTTCAGTGAGATCTGGTCGATTTTTTCAATGTCGACGCCATGTTCCTGGTAATAATTTCTGTAGAACTCAGACTTTCGAATCACATGCCTTAATACCTTGATAAACCGCTCACGCTGCAAAGCTTCCAACTCATCAACGCCCAGAGTCTCCGCCCTTTTCAGCTGATTCATCTTAAGCAATATATTCACTGCAGACAATTCATATCTGTCTTTTATCCCCATGAAGTCACCCACTTTCCATACCATATTGCCCCGCATCTGGCTGTCATCTAATTACAATCTTCTTATACCCTCATTCTGAATGTTTACTTTAGTGCCTTCGCACTAAAATAAGGCAACCGGCGTCAATGATATCATCGAAAAGTATACTGAATACGAGGAACCATCCCCTTGCAACGCCGTGGATTAGCTACGCAAACAAAGTGGTATAATACTACAACTATAAAGAAATTGTCCATCTTGATACATCAATTTAAATTGCTGCGCGCTATTTGGAATGAAGTCTTATGTCGAATAAATGCTGCGAGGTGATAATATGAAAATTTCAAGGAGCTCGAAAAAACTAAAATCTGCAGAAATAAAAAATCCCTATTTTGAAATACAGGCCGAAATCGGACTAACCAAGCATGGAGGAGGAAGGTCTGCCACAGATGAAATCGCAAGTCTTTGCAAACTAGACCAGAACAGCTATGTTCTTGATGTAGGCTGCGGGGTTGGCATGAGCGCCTGCTATTTGGCAAAGAAATACGGATGCAAAGTCATAGGCATAGATATTTCTGAAAAAATGATCAAAAAAGCAACAGACAGGGCAAAGAGAATGGGCCTTGATGAGATTGTTAAATTCATGGTTGCCGACGCTCAAAATCTGCCGTTTGAAGAAGGTCTCTTTGACGCTGTCATAAGCGAATCGGTTACCGCCTTTCTGAGCGACAAGGAAAAAGGGATTAAAGAGTATTCAAGAGTTTTAAAGAATGGCGGCTATGTTGGATTAAACGAGATAACCTGGAATGGTGAAGCAGAGCGAAACGTGGCAAGTTACATGAAGCGGGCCATGGGCGAAGTCGTTCCCGAGACCAAAGAAAACTGGACTAGACTGCTTGAACACAGTGGCTTTAAAGTCGTGATTGCAAAAAATCATGAGATGAAGATATTTAGTCAGTGGCTTAACGAGATAAGAAGCATAAATGCGTCAGATTACCTAAAGTTCATGACCAAATTCATATTGCTGATTTTGAAGAGCCAAGAGCATAGAGACATCATGAAGGACATGGTGAGGGACTCTATGTCAATGCCTAAG
Coding sequences within it:
- a CDS encoding S-layer homology domain-containing protein → MNIKRIVSAALVGVMISGGAMAYAAGPQMGSIQGAINEAKKEGNAQYRETIRETFRLYMDKENPDVEGLQNAVRLQLTEQLRNMAIEAGYDPDEIVAQLVILKAMTGEDVDALMEAMEAEDYDAIRDIALKYYELSKQMNYRFKDMNNHWAENTVAKLAGGGIISGRDDVTYDPEGTVTRAEFVALLVRGLEMTMPEGAKSPDFTDVAKGDWHYAYVMTAYANGIVEGLDADTFNPDGKITREQMVKMMVDALKLQDMDMDQDQIRDRTQIYKDWDTVSEWARERMEKALMLGLIKGKQADRIAPAETATRAEAATIVERLLEAQ
- a CDS encoding class I SAM-dependent methyltransferase, coding for MKISRSSKKLKSAEIKNPYFEIQAEIGLTKHGGGRSATDEIASLCKLDQNSYVLDVGCGVGMSACYLAKKYGCKVIGIDISEKMIKKATDRAKRMGLDEIVKFMVADAQNLPFEEGLFDAVISESVTAFLSDKEKGIKEYSRVLKNGGYVGLNEITWNGEAERNVASYMKRAMGEVVPETKENWTRLLEHSGFKVVIAKNHEMKIFSQWLNEIRSINASDYLKFMTKFILLILKSQEHRDIMKDMVRDSMSMPKNFLKSWGYGIYIGRK
- a CDS encoding phenylacetate--CoA ligase family protein, with product MVWKVGDFMGIKDRYELSAVNILLKMNQLKRAETLGVDELEALQRERFIKVLRHVIRKSEFYRNYYQEHGVDIEKIDQISLKDLPIIDKKIMMDNFDQFVCDKNLKRDELERFVSDPSMIDKKYKGLYEVIHTSGSSGRIGIFVYGPNDWSMLKAIAITRVSKDKFRLFKRTKLAFIGALDGHYAGISLTKDAPRLLFDFLPVDINRPIKESVELLNDFMPDSLSGYASGVYFLALEQLSGRLKIKPKRILCSADPMTESMSEIINKAFGVKPHDFYAASESIGMATQCDVHRGLHLFNDWHIFEVIKKNGEPAGPGESGNLVLTNLYNYTQPLIRYRMDDEIVLGEGVCSCGWSFPLASKVAGREEEFLYFEKPNGSKESLNPVLFIEFIVEGLEKLQVVQTEKNYLRLNVIIRGDKDAAVSRIKNRMDKILNMKNLADFVGYEINTVEDIPNDPKTGKFKLIIPLKD
- a CDS encoding sigma-54 interaction domain-containing protein, giving the protein MVKSGDYSRYFSRGKGCFVEYGYELARDCFGLAAKYSKADDGMLLLVDEEYRVMCAYDLGRASFREEYAGCVFEKAEGTECICLGLDGDKTCLLCGVGVDGDSLQTAAGMIEDSHGVSRRHSESGDMVLRALDNVNDAISYCDRTGKVMYANRACFEILGTNKEELYNGNLEELTTGKPMLLEILKNKKSIIDVEYFLKYKDRKFHFINSGYPVYSDSGEVIGAIDIFRSIERSRKLANSIAGYQAFFTFGDIQGNSRKMHELVEHAKVFARSDETVLILGESGTGKELIAQSMHNYSDRAEGPFIALNCANFPNELIDSELFGYEEGAFTGAQKGGKQGKFELASGGTIFLDEIGEMQLHLQAKLLRVLETMCVTRIGGNNPVKIDVRVIAATNRRLEELAEAGDFRRDLYYRLKVLLLETPPLRERGEDILLLAEYFIGKIAAKTGKNIARITEGAKEMLLNYSWPGNVRELENAMSRALFMCIDDEIDEKTLLKGGIRESRYDEVVSRSSVNISRDMLSETMLSMEGNKKKAAEFLGISRPTLYKLLKKYGIKLV